A window of the Isosphaera pallida ATCC 43644 genome harbors these coding sequences:
- a CDS encoding AAA family ATPase — MPPPDAPMEQRAEAFRNLYHRIKDEIGKVIVGHDEIVNGVLTCLFIGGHALLEGVPGLGKTLLVRTLSEALSLKFNRIQFTPDLMPADILGTNVVMETPEGRRSIVFQRGPIFANIVLADEINRATPKTQSALLEAMQEQSVTVGGTIHQLDKPFFVMATQNPIEQEGTYPLPEAQLDRFLFKLIVGYSTRRELATILDRTTRNEKAVVEAVLDGGTIRAMQALVREVIIAPHVQDYAIRLTLATHPEGEFAAPITNQYIRWGASPRGVQTLVLAAKVRALLDQRFNVSFEDLRRVYLPSLRHRVLLNFEAQAENIDTDTVLLKVLDHVPEHVADSLPAAV, encoded by the coding sequence ATGCCGCCCCCCGACGCGCCGATGGAACAACGGGCCGAGGCTTTCCGCAACCTGTACCATCGCATCAAGGACGAGATCGGCAAGGTCATCGTCGGCCACGACGAGATCGTCAACGGCGTACTGACCTGCCTGTTCATCGGAGGACACGCTTTGCTGGAGGGAGTTCCCGGCCTGGGCAAAACCCTCTTGGTTCGCACCCTCTCCGAAGCGCTCTCGCTCAAGTTCAACCGCATCCAGTTCACTCCCGACTTGATGCCCGCCGACATTCTGGGCACCAACGTGGTCATGGAGACCCCCGAAGGCCGTCGCTCGATCGTGTTCCAACGCGGACCGATCTTCGCCAACATCGTGCTGGCCGACGAAATCAACCGAGCCACCCCCAAAACCCAATCGGCCTTGCTAGAAGCGATGCAGGAGCAATCCGTCACGGTCGGCGGCACCATCCACCAACTCGATAAACCGTTTTTCGTCATGGCAACCCAAAACCCGATCGAGCAGGAGGGCACCTACCCCCTGCCCGAAGCCCAGCTCGACCGCTTCCTGTTCAAACTCATCGTCGGGTACTCGACCCGTCGCGAACTGGCCACGATCCTCGACCGCACCACCCGCAACGAAAAGGCCGTGGTCGAGGCCGTGCTAGACGGCGGCACCATCCGGGCTATGCAGGCCTTGGTCCGCGAAGTCATCATCGCTCCCCACGTCCAGGATTACGCCATCCGTCTCACCCTAGCAACCCACCCCGAAGGCGAATTCGCCGCCCCGATCACCAATCAATACATTCGTTGGGGAGCCAGCCCCCGCGGAGTGCAAACCCTGGTGCTGGCCGCCAAGGTCCGAGCGCTTTTGGATCAACGATTCAACGTCTCGTTCGAGGACCTGCGGCGCGTCTATCTGCCCAGCCTTCGTCATCGGGTCCTGCTCAACTTCGAAGCCCAAGCCGAAAACATCGACACCGACACCGTCCTGCTCAAAGTGCTGGATCACGTTCCCGAGCACGTGGCCGACTCCCTTCCCGCCGCCGTATGA
- a CDS encoding DUF58 domain-containing protein, whose amino-acid sequence MSMSIPPSTAPTTPATPPTAPPTTPSEPIRPRNREESLLDPLFIQKIEQLELVSRKIFVGRMKGERRSKRKGTSVEFADHRTYSIGDDLRFIDWNVYARLDKLFLKLFMEEEDLHFYTLIDTSKSMGFGAPSKLRYAKQIAAALGYIGLINQDRVVLEHFNERLEPGLASVRGRSQLWRLIDHLEKLEPTGGSRLAAAAKTFAIKHAGKGVVVIVSDFLDKHGYEEALRYLLARNLDLYLIQVLSREETDPELAGDLKLVDCEDREITEITVSAPLLERYKATVNAYVSGLRDWCTQRGIVHLAITTDQPFDRLILDYLRRRGLVR is encoded by the coding sequence ATGTCCATGTCCATCCCCCCCTCCACCGCCCCCACCACTCCCGCAACACCCCCCACGGCACCACCCACCACACCGTCCGAGCCAATCCGCCCCCGCAATCGCGAAGAATCTTTGCTTGATCCCCTGTTCATTCAAAAAATTGAACAGCTCGAGCTCGTCAGCCGTAAAATCTTCGTGGGTCGGATGAAAGGGGAACGTCGCAGCAAGCGCAAGGGAACCTCGGTCGAGTTCGCCGACCACCGCACCTATTCCATCGGCGACGACCTGCGTTTCATTGACTGGAACGTCTACGCGCGGCTCGATAAGCTCTTCCTCAAACTCTTCATGGAAGAAGAGGATTTGCATTTTTACACTCTGATCGATACAAGCAAGTCGATGGGATTTGGCGCTCCGTCCAAATTGCGTTACGCCAAGCAGATCGCCGCGGCGCTTGGGTACATTGGCCTGATTAACCAGGACCGGGTGGTGCTGGAGCATTTCAACGAGCGTTTGGAGCCGGGCTTGGCCAGCGTGCGGGGCCGCTCCCAACTTTGGAGGCTCATCGACCATTTGGAGAAGCTGGAACCGACTGGCGGCAGCCGTCTGGCCGCCGCCGCCAAAACCTTCGCCATCAAGCACGCCGGCAAAGGGGTGGTGGTCATCGTCTCCGACTTCCTGGACAAGCACGGTTACGAAGAGGCGCTGCGATACCTGCTGGCTCGTAACCTTGACCTCTACCTCATTCAAGTCCTCTCGCGCGAGGAAACCGACCCGGAACTCGCCGGCGACCTCAAGCTCGTCGATTGCGAGGACCGGGAGATCACCGAGATCACCGTGAGCGCTCCGTTGCTGGAACGCTACAAGGCCACGGTCAACGCCTATGTTTCTGGCCTACGCGACTGGTGCACCCAACGGGGCATCGTCCACCTGGCCATCACCACCGATCAACCCTTCGACCGACTTATCCTTGATTACCTTCGACGCCGGGGACTCGTGCGATGA
- a CDS encoding vWA domain-containing protein, which translates to MDLSSLQVASPLSAAAWMALAGVPASIILLYFLKLRRRPVEVSSTLLWRKSLEDLQVNSLFQKLRRNLLLLLQLLMVALLMLALLGLTTSGTRSEGRRLILVLDHSASMTATDVAGEPILGSKPTRLDEAKRQALRVVREKSANDLVMVIAFANRAQVVSSYTADEYELVKRIEALEPTQATTSLRDALEVAAGLANPSKLIEPQEGEVATEVVPPEMFIFTDGGFPDVEDFSLGNLRPRVVLIGPKPSPTAPFEGGSSSTSPGVVAQPSDNVGLIALQTRRNEERPDEYQVFGTIRNHRDTETRVMATLYAILPDDGTPVIEDAMEVVLGPRSDASVLFDRRAPEKGALLEVRLDVEDAFALDNRGFAVVSPPRKCRVLVATKGNRLLLQALQTEASQLLVETQVVTPDQLEQEATRNALRAGQYDLAIFDNCAPAEPPECNTLYFGAMPPGEPFAKARTVANPILLDWDSTHPLLQYVRDLRIIAVLEALVLDELPPAARSLIESDKGTLAFVTPRSGYLDAVVGFAISKEDRPGNTDWTLKIGFPLFLFNAVQTLGNADQALQGRLIQPGDTVTLLADALAESIQVTDPAGTVTTLKRNSQGTFLFEGAQQLGLYKATWENGSSHFAVNLFSPRESDLSTRGVPPEGTDQEFADEFKIKVGASRLESAESIVAAQRLWWKPFALAALGILIVEWYIYNRKVYV; encoded by the coding sequence ATGGACCTCTCAAGCCTTCAAGTCGCCAGTCCCCTCTCGGCCGCTGCCTGGATGGCCTTGGCCGGGGTGCCCGCCTCCATCATTTTGCTCTACTTTCTCAAGCTCCGCCGCCGTCCCGTCGAAGTCTCCTCGACCCTACTTTGGCGCAAAAGCCTTGAAGATCTTCAAGTCAACAGCCTCTTTCAAAAACTCCGGCGCAATCTGCTGCTGTTGCTCCAATTGCTCATGGTTGCCCTCCTAATGCTGGCGCTGTTGGGTCTGACCACCTCGGGAACCCGCAGCGAAGGGCGACGCTTGATCCTGGTCCTTGACCACTCCGCCAGCATGACCGCCACCGACGTCGCCGGCGAACCCATCCTTGGCTCCAAACCCACTCGGCTCGACGAGGCCAAGCGTCAGGCGCTGCGTGTGGTGCGCGAGAAGTCGGCCAACGACCTGGTCATGGTCATCGCCTTCGCCAACCGCGCCCAGGTGGTCTCCTCCTACACCGCCGACGAATACGAATTGGTCAAACGAATCGAAGCCCTTGAACCCACCCAGGCGACCACTTCGTTGCGCGACGCGCTGGAAGTCGCGGCTGGGTTGGCCAATCCTTCCAAACTCATCGAACCCCAAGAGGGCGAAGTCGCCACCGAAGTCGTGCCTCCCGAAATGTTCATCTTCACCGACGGCGGCTTCCCCGATGTCGAAGATTTCAGCCTGGGCAACTTGAGACCCCGCGTCGTCCTGATTGGTCCCAAGCCCAGCCCCACCGCGCCATTCGAGGGTGGTTCCTCCTCCACGTCGCCCGGCGTGGTCGCTCAACCCTCCGACAATGTCGGTCTGATCGCCTTGCAAACTCGTCGCAACGAAGAACGTCCCGACGAATATCAGGTCTTCGGCACCATCCGTAACCACCGCGACACCGAAACGCGCGTGATGGCGACCCTCTACGCCATTTTGCCCGACGACGGCACCCCCGTCATCGAGGACGCGATGGAGGTTGTCCTCGGACCGCGAAGCGATGCCTCGGTATTGTTCGATCGTCGCGCCCCGGAAAAGGGCGCGCTGCTGGAGGTTCGTCTCGATGTGGAAGACGCCTTCGCTCTGGACAATCGCGGCTTCGCCGTGGTTTCACCGCCCCGCAAATGCCGGGTGCTGGTCGCTACCAAGGGCAACCGTTTGTTGCTCCAGGCCCTCCAAACCGAAGCATCCCAACTCCTGGTCGAAACCCAAGTCGTCACGCCCGACCAACTTGAACAAGAGGCCACCCGCAACGCCCTGAGAGCTGGCCAATACGACCTGGCGATTTTCGACAATTGCGCCCCCGCGGAACCTCCTGAGTGCAACACGCTGTACTTCGGAGCCATGCCGCCAGGGGAACCCTTCGCCAAGGCGCGGACCGTCGCCAATCCGATCCTGCTGGATTGGGATTCTACCCACCCGCTGCTTCAATACGTGCGCGACCTGCGAATCATCGCCGTTCTGGAAGCCTTGGTGCTTGACGAACTTCCCCCCGCCGCCCGTTCCCTGATCGAAAGCGACAAGGGAACGCTCGCCTTCGTCACACCCCGATCGGGTTATCTCGACGCCGTGGTGGGCTTCGCCATCTCCAAGGAGGATCGGCCGGGCAACACCGATTGGACCCTCAAAATCGGTTTCCCTCTGTTTCTGTTCAACGCCGTTCAGACCCTAGGCAACGCTGACCAAGCTCTTCAAGGCCGGCTGATCCAACCCGGTGACACCGTTACCCTCCTCGCCGATGCTTTGGCCGAATCAATCCAGGTGACCGACCCGGCCGGAACCGTCACCACCTTGAAACGCAACTCCCAGGGCACGTTTCTTTTCGAGGGCGCTCAGCAGCTCGGGCTTTACAAAGCGACTTGGGAGAACGGCTCCTCCCACTTCGCGGTCAACCTCTTTAGCCCCCGCGAAAGCGACCTTTCGACCCGCGGCGTTCCCCCCGAGGGAACCGACCAGGAATTCGCCGACGAATTCAAAATCAAGGTCGGAGCCAGTCGTCTGGAATCGGCTGAGTCGATCGTCGCGGCTCAGCGCCTCTGGTGGAAACCATTCGCCCTGGCGGCGTTGGGTATTCTCATCGTGGAATGGTATATCTACAACCGCAAGGTTTACGTTTGA
- a CDS encoding leucyl aminopeptidase, with amino-acid sequence MPELVPTRYDTWDALVSRLRETKDLTGGVGEVVTLLGPRAGAGDGVVLVGLGKPSKWDAAAFYQAGFAAAKRLAGKPRGVVAALVPHLRWLESFVVGLIVGQRGPDLKKSEAARHRFEELVVIVDENVGMTPDELTQALQRAEILAESVVLARDLANTPPAEKPPVVLAQRIAAAFESLPSATVTIWDEATLKRERFGGLLGVAAGSDQPPAYVMIDYRGPDIDDNAPLLAWVGKGVTFDSGGLSLKPSASMEDMKADMTGAAVVASAALAVAKLGLPIRLTARLALTENLTGGRAMKLGDVLTIRNGKTVEVLNTDAEGRLILADALSHTVEAQPAAMIDLATLTGACMVALGTKIAGLYANRDDLAERVANAAKACGERVWRMPLDDDFKELLKSSVADLKNIGSKWGGSITAAKFLEQFVGETPWAHLDIAGPAWSESDNATADVGASGCFVRSLVELARVWARDHASTGRSNL; translated from the coding sequence TTGCCCGAGCTCGTGCCAACGCGGTACGACACTTGGGACGCCCTGGTGTCCCGTCTGCGCGAGACGAAGGATTTGACTGGCGGCGTGGGCGAGGTGGTGACGCTGCTGGGGCCGCGGGCGGGAGCTGGCGACGGCGTGGTTCTGGTGGGCCTGGGCAAGCCGTCCAAATGGGACGCGGCAGCGTTCTATCAGGCCGGGTTCGCGGCCGCCAAGCGGTTGGCGGGCAAGCCGCGGGGCGTGGTGGCCGCCCTGGTTCCTCACCTCCGCTGGTTGGAGTCGTTCGTGGTCGGGTTGATTGTGGGTCAACGCGGCCCCGACCTCAAAAAGAGCGAGGCCGCCCGCCACCGTTTTGAAGAGTTGGTCGTCATTGTGGATGAGAACGTCGGAATGACTCCCGACGAGCTGACCCAGGCGCTTCAACGCGCCGAGATTCTGGCCGAATCGGTTGTGCTGGCCCGCGATCTGGCCAACACGCCGCCAGCTGAGAAGCCGCCGGTGGTCTTGGCACAGCGGATCGCCGCTGCTTTCGAGTCGCTGCCGAGCGCGACGGTGACGATTTGGGACGAGGCGACTCTCAAGCGCGAGCGCTTCGGCGGTCTGTTGGGGGTCGCGGCCGGGTCGGATCAGCCACCCGCTTATGTGATGATCGACTATCGCGGTCCCGACATCGACGACAACGCGCCGTTGCTAGCCTGGGTGGGCAAAGGGGTGACCTTCGATTCGGGCGGTCTGTCGCTCAAGCCCTCCGCGTCGATGGAGGACATGAAGGCCGACATGACCGGCGCGGCGGTGGTCGCCTCGGCGGCGCTGGCCGTCGCTAAACTCGGCTTGCCGATCCGCTTGACCGCGCGACTGGCCCTCACCGAGAACCTCACGGGTGGCCGCGCGATGAAGTTGGGCGACGTGTTGACCATACGCAACGGCAAAACCGTGGAAGTCCTCAACACCGACGCCGAGGGCCGTCTGATTTTGGCCGACGCCTTGAGTCACACGGTTGAAGCTCAACCAGCTGCCATGATTGATCTGGCAACCCTCACGGGAGCCTGTATGGTGGCGCTGGGGACCAAGATCGCCGGTCTTTACGCCAACCGCGACGATCTGGCCGAACGGGTCGCCAACGCCGCCAAAGCTTGTGGCGAGCGGGTCTGGCGGATGCCACTGGACGACGATTTCAAAGAGTTGCTCAAAAGTTCGGTGGCCGATCTGAAAAACATAGGCAGCAAGTGGGGCGGCTCGATCACAGCGGCCAAGTTCCTCGAACAGTTCGTTGGCGAGACCCCCTGGGCCCATCTCGACATCGCCGGGCCGGCTTGGTCGGAGTCGGACAATGCCACCGCCGATGTGGGGGCCTCAGGCTGCTTCGTGCGTTCGCTGGTGGAACTGGCCCGCGTTTGGGCACGCGATCACGCTTCGACGGGCCGCTCCAATCTCTGA
- a CDS encoding FG-GAP repeat domain-containing protein encodes MSPLHCSHPRCRRGAAVVFHARVAVILLVLTAGSAPGRADDNTLRNAGGLSWTKTVVEPKFRAEGIAAADVDKDGKVDLLIGDLWYRAPDWKPREIRAVGDYGDGLRSYSEAMTVWADDVNGDGWVDQIVIGFPGKACLWYENPGEGVASAGHWKEHVAWPSACNETPLYVDLFDTGRRVLVMGTQPEGQERMGQMAWFAPGSDPTQLWTMNPISPPSAEGREIPGTFRFAHGLGVADLDGDGRKDVLCNGGWWRQPEQGQQAQGPWEFHPFNFGVNCADMLTEDIDGDGKLDVICTSAHQFGIWAFRQLAPTRFERIDLFPNLLSETHAVHHIDLNGDGLRDFITGKRFWSHGTSEPGSDQPATLYWFEARKTASGGIAYTPHRIDDASGVGTQFWVGDLNDDGLIDIAVANKKGVFLFTSRAQVNADGR; translated from the coding sequence ATGTCTCCTCTCCACTGTTCCCATCCGCGTTGTCGCCGAGGCGCGGCTGTGGTCTTCCACGCGCGCGTCGCGGTAATCCTCCTGGTTCTGACCGCTGGCTCGGCTCCTGGCCGCGCCGACGACAACACGCTGCGCAACGCCGGTGGTCTTTCCTGGACCAAAACCGTGGTCGAACCCAAGTTCCGCGCCGAAGGCATCGCCGCGGCCGATGTGGACAAGGACGGCAAGGTGGACCTCCTGATTGGCGATCTGTGGTACCGCGCTCCCGACTGGAAGCCGCGCGAGATTCGTGCTGTCGGCGACTATGGCGACGGCCTGCGGAGCTACTCCGAAGCGATGACCGTCTGGGCCGACGATGTCAACGGCGACGGCTGGGTTGATCAAATCGTGATTGGCTTCCCCGGCAAAGCCTGCCTCTGGTACGAGAACCCTGGCGAAGGGGTCGCCTCGGCCGGTCACTGGAAGGAACACGTCGCCTGGCCCTCCGCCTGCAACGAAACTCCGCTTTATGTCGATCTCTTCGACACCGGACGCCGCGTCCTGGTCATGGGCACGCAGCCCGAAGGCCAGGAACGCATGGGACAAATGGCCTGGTTCGCCCCCGGCTCCGACCCCACCCAACTTTGGACCATGAACCCAATCAGCCCACCTAGCGCCGAGGGCCGCGAGATTCCCGGCACCTTCCGGTTTGCCCACGGTCTGGGCGTGGCCGACCTCGACGGCGACGGCCGCAAGGATGTTCTCTGCAACGGTGGTTGGTGGCGTCAACCCGAACAAGGTCAACAGGCTCAAGGTCCGTGGGAATTTCACCCGTTCAATTTTGGGGTCAATTGCGCTGACATGTTGACCGAAGACATCGACGGCGACGGTAAGCTCGACGTGATTTGCACCTCGGCTCACCAGTTCGGAATTTGGGCGTTCCGCCAGCTCGCGCCGACCCGTTTCGAGCGGATCGACCTGTTTCCCAATCTCCTGTCAGAAACCCACGCGGTTCACCACATCGACCTCAACGGCGACGGTCTGCGCGACTTCATCACCGGCAAACGATTCTGGTCGCACGGCACCAGCGAACCGGGTTCGGACCAACCCGCGACCCTCTACTGGTTCGAGGCCCGCAAGACCGCCTCAGGGGGCATCGCCTACACTCCGCACCGAATCGACGACGCCTCGGGCGTCGGCACTCAGTTTTGGGTTGGCGACCTCAACGACGACGGTTTGATCGACATCGCGGTGGCCAACAAGAAGGGAGTCTTCCTCTTCACCAGCCGCGCTCAGGTCAACGCCGACGGTCGATGA
- a CDS encoding thiolase family protein, with protein sequence MSRSSDSSAPVVVAAMRTPIGKYLGGLASLSAIDLGQRAARAVIERAGVDPSAIEETIVGCVLPAGLGQAPARQVALGAGVRAESSALTVNMVCGSGLRSVMLAATAIRAGEARLVLAGGIESMSNAPHLLRQGRSGWKLGDQTLVDSMMYDGLTCAIAQWPMGQAAERTAAQIGLTRRDLDDFALESHRKAVAAQQAGAFDAEIVEVRIAGRKGETVLRGDEGPRADASAEGLAKLAPAFDPNGIVTAGNASTLSDGAAMLLVANPLAARDHQLQPIARIRAQAVAGTDPRDLFLAPIDAVRQAVANAGLTLDDIDLFEINEAFASQMLACSRGLKLDPAKLNIHGGAIALGHPIGASGARVLTTLLHALIRHDRTLGVASLCLGGGNAVALVVERV encoded by the coding sequence ATGAGCCGTTCCTCCGATTCCTCCGCGCCGGTCGTCGTGGCGGCAATGCGGACGCCGATTGGAAAATATCTGGGCGGGTTGGCCAGTCTTTCGGCAATCGACCTGGGCCAACGCGCCGCCCGCGCGGTCATCGAGCGGGCGGGGGTCGATCCGTCTGCCATCGAGGAAACGATCGTCGGTTGCGTGCTGCCGGCCGGTTTGGGACAAGCGCCCGCCCGTCAAGTGGCGTTGGGGGCCGGCGTGCGGGCCGAGTCGTCGGCCCTGACGGTCAACATGGTCTGCGGTTCGGGTTTGCGGTCGGTCATGCTAGCGGCCACCGCGATTCGCGCCGGCGAGGCCCGCCTTGTGCTGGCTGGCGGGATCGAGTCGATGTCCAACGCGCCCCACTTACTGCGCCAGGGACGCTCCGGCTGGAAGCTCGGCGATCAAACGTTGGTCGATTCAATGATGTACGACGGTCTCACCTGCGCGATCGCCCAGTGGCCGATGGGCCAGGCCGCCGAACGAACCGCCGCTCAAATCGGCCTGACGCGGCGCGATTTGGACGACTTTGCCCTGGAGAGCCACCGCAAAGCGGTCGCTGCGCAACAGGCCGGTGCGTTCGACGCCGAAATCGTCGAGGTTCGGATCGCCGGACGCAAAGGGGAAACCGTCCTCCGCGGCGACGAAGGCCCACGCGCCGACGCCTCCGCCGAGGGACTCGCCAAGCTCGCGCCGGCCTTCGACCCCAACGGGATCGTCACCGCCGGCAATGCCTCGACTCTCTCCGACGGCGCGGCGATGCTCCTGGTGGCCAACCCCTTGGCCGCCCGCGATCATCAGCTCCAACCGATCGCCCGCATCCGCGCCCAGGCGGTCGCCGGCACCGATCCCCGCGACCTGTTCCTTGCCCCAATCGACGCGGTTCGGCAGGCCGTCGCAAACGCCGGGTTGACTCTGGACGACATCGACCTCTTCGAGATCAACGAAGCGTTCGCCTCGCAGATGCTCGCCTGCTCCCGCGGTTTGAAACTCGACCCGGCCAAACTCAACATCCACGGCGGGGCGATCGCTCTGGGCCACCCCATCGGTGCCAGCGGGGCGCGGGTGCTGACCACGTTGCTCCACGCGTTGATCCGTCACGATCGCACACTGGGAGTCGCTTCGCTCTGTCTGGGCGGCGGCAACGCTGTGGCTCTGGTTGTTGAGCGCGTCTGA
- a CDS encoding exo-beta-N-acetylmuramidase NamZ domain-containing protein, protein MVTPNVRTGLQALVQNGFKPLQGARVGAIVNPTAVDANFTHLADLLHRAPGVTLACLFGPEHGVRGDAQDMIGVGDEIDPRTGVVVHSLYGETFESLKPTPEQLADLDVVVYDVQDVGSRYYTYAATLKYVMLAAHDQGKAVMVLDRPNPIGGVAIEGPTVAPGHESFISAHPLPIRHGMTVGELARLFQADLGLNRLDLRVIPCEGWDRRDHWPATGLPFVPPSPNMPTYETALVYPGGCLIEGTQLSEGRGTTRPFELWGAPWLDPEALAEAIRRHGLPGVAFRPCVFRPTFHKHAESVCRGVMPYATDPARFRPLETYARLLGEAALQHPDRFAWRTDPYEFVSQPIAIDLLFGSPRERLVIDRIARGELHPIHGWSDTLNAWRDDEAAFRVHRRPFLLYPEPETIPLLTVRRSDGSAVAFTFEDLLAFGDADQVNDVGALVPGRVGGAVKLAAVLMRAGVDPTHETRLILRASRDGFAKTVPTPALAQQGWIIHRRPDGHAPLPIELGGPLRLVVPAVASCDRSGGATDELDECVTVKGLDLIEVTN, encoded by the coding sequence ATGGTCACGCCCAACGTTCGCACGGGGCTTCAGGCTCTGGTCCAAAATGGCTTCAAACCACTTCAAGGCGCTCGGGTTGGGGCGATTGTCAACCCCACGGCGGTCGATGCGAACTTCACCCATCTGGCCGATCTGCTCCATCGCGCTCCGGGGGTGACCCTGGCGTGTTTGTTTGGTCCTGAACACGGCGTGCGGGGCGACGCTCAGGACATGATTGGGGTTGGCGACGAGATCGATCCGCGAACCGGGGTCGTGGTGCATTCGCTCTACGGCGAGACTTTCGAGAGTCTCAAACCGACTCCCGAGCAACTGGCCGACCTCGACGTGGTCGTTTACGACGTTCAGGATGTGGGCAGCCGCTATTACACTTATGCCGCCACTTTAAAATATGTGATGCTCGCCGCCCATGACCAGGGCAAAGCGGTCATGGTGTTGGATCGTCCCAACCCCATCGGCGGCGTGGCGATCGAGGGACCAACCGTCGCGCCGGGGCACGAAAGCTTCATCTCCGCGCATCCCCTGCCGATCCGTCACGGCATGACCGTGGGCGAGCTGGCCCGCTTGTTCCAGGCCGACTTGGGATTGAACCGGCTCGATCTGCGCGTGATCCCTTGCGAAGGATGGGACCGCCGCGACCATTGGCCCGCCACCGGGTTGCCGTTCGTGCCGCCTTCACCCAACATGCCCACCTATGAGACGGCGCTGGTCTATCCCGGCGGCTGTCTGATCGAGGGCACCCAGCTTTCCGAAGGACGCGGCACCACCCGCCCCTTCGAGCTCTGGGGAGCGCCGTGGCTCGACCCCGAAGCCCTGGCCGAGGCGATCCGGCGTCACGGATTGCCCGGCGTGGCCTTCCGACCCTGCGTTTTTCGTCCGACGTTTCATAAGCACGCTGAAAGCGTCTGTCGGGGCGTTATGCCTTACGCGACCGATCCTGCCCGCTTTCGTCCGTTGGAAACGTATGCGCGACTTCTGGGCGAAGCGGCGCTCCAGCATCCCGACCGCTTCGCTTGGCGAACCGATCCTTACGAGTTCGTGAGCCAGCCCATCGCCATTGATCTGCTCTTTGGGTCGCCGCGTGAGCGTCTGGTGATCGACCGCATTGCCCGCGGCGAACTGCATCCGATCCACGGCTGGTCGGACACCCTCAATGCCTGGCGCGACGACGAGGCTGCCTTTCGGGTCCATCGTCGCCCGTTTCTCCTCTATCCCGAACCCGAGACGATCCCTCTCTTGACCGTGAGGCGAAGCGACGGCAGCGCAGTCGCGTTCACCTTTGAAGACCTCTTGGCGTTCGGCGACGCCGACCAAGTAAACGACGTGGGCGCGTTGGTCCCTGGACGAGTCGGCGGCGCGGTCAAACTCGCGGCGGTTCTGATGCGGGCCGGCGTGGACCCGACCCACGAGACCCGCTTGATCCTGCGTGCCTCGCGGGACGGCTTCGCCAAAACGGTACCCACCCCTGCGTTGGCCCAACAGGGCTGGATCATTCATCGCCGCCCCGACGGTCACGCCCCCTTGCCAATCGAACTCGGCGGCCCGCTGCGTTTGGTGGTTCCCGCGGTCGCCTCGTGCGACCGATCCGGCGGGGCCACCGACGAACTCGACGAGTGCGTGACCGTCAAAGGTCTCGACCTGATTGAAGTGACGAACTGA
- a CDS encoding BadF/BadG/BcrA/BcrD ATPase family protein, whose product MRGIEEAGRGVGAEGRETASSPLVLGLDGGGTGTKAILCDAAGRVLGRGLAGPSNLKAVGRSTAFESALNATRNAFRNAGLELAPLAAACLGLAGAGRPEDRFEWRDWPRSVGLTIERLRVVHDGEIVLAAGADDAGDGLALIAGTGSIAFGRRGETHARCGGWGYRIGDEGSAYHVARHALTILSRRADGRETPPRPDRLTAVLLDHLRCDSVDTLVHVVHAPEFDRTQTADLARVVLEQACDEPGLLDRLLDPAAEALAELVLTTARKLHWWKETDSIHRVLPPPLAIAGSFLIEVEPLRLKVLRRIEQAGFQVEPRVIQEPALGAVRLARWDLHADMTTPPQP is encoded by the coding sequence ATGAGGGGGATTGAAGAGGCTGGCCGTGGCGTTGGAGCTGAGGGGAGGGAAACCGCGTCGAGTCCGCTCGTTTTGGGACTCGACGGCGGAGGGACCGGCACCAAAGCGATTCTTTGCGACGCCGCGGGCCGCGTGCTGGGACGAGGGTTAGCAGGGCCCAGCAACCTCAAGGCGGTGGGACGATCAACCGCTTTTGAGTCGGCCCTCAACGCGACCCGCAACGCCTTTCGGAACGCCGGGCTGGAGCTCGCGCCGCTTGCCGCGGCCTGTTTGGGGCTGGCTGGCGCGGGGCGTCCCGAGGATCGCTTCGAGTGGCGCGATTGGCCCCGTTCGGTCGGTTTGACGATCGAGCGTCTCAGGGTGGTCCATGACGGCGAAATCGTGTTGGCCGCCGGGGCGGATGACGCTGGCGATGGCCTGGCGCTGATCGCCGGAACCGGTTCGATTGCCTTTGGTCGTCGCGGCGAGACCCACGCCCGCTGTGGAGGCTGGGGGTATCGCATCGGCGACGAGGGGTCGGCCTACCATGTGGCTCGCCACGCCTTGACGATTCTCTCCCGCCGCGCCGATGGCCGCGAAACTCCCCCGCGTCCCGATCGTCTCACCGCCGTCTTGCTCGACCATCTCCGGTGCGACTCGGTGGACACGCTGGTTCACGTGGTCCACGCGCCCGAGTTCGACCGGACCCAAACCGCCGACCTGGCGCGGGTGGTCCTCGAACAGGCCTGCGACGAACCGGGATTGCTCGACCGCTTGCTCGACCCGGCCGCTGAGGCGCTGGCCGAACTCGTGTTGACGACCGCCCGCAAGCTCCACTGGTGGAAGGAAACTGATTCGATCCATCGCGTTCTTCCTCCTCCACTGGCGATCGCGGGTTCCTTCTTGATCGAGGTCGAACCGCTGCGGCTCAAGGTGTTGCGGCGCATCGAGCAGGCCGGTTTTCAAGTCGAACCCCGCGTCATTCAAGAACCGGCCCTCGGCGCGGTTCGTCTGGCCCGCTGGGATCTGCATGCCGACATGACGACGCCTCCTCAACCCTAA